A genomic segment from Leptolyngbya boryana PCC 6306 encodes:
- a CDS encoding TetR/AcrR family transcriptional regulator, with translation MPKIVDHDRYRKELIFKSFDLFAEKGYAAITMRQIAQGLGVSTGTLYHYFPSKEALFEQLIQELTEVDILNFSTRLKGKNLVEQTQAGFALFEEHRDYFLKQTLLMTDFYQHQKREGKEVSEVFRRICDQAEKTMSAMLGIDDPQILIFMMSLVDGLLLQDLYGHRKIDYQAQAKLLAEMLTLYLEKHKPKTS, from the coding sequence ATGCCGAAAATTGTTGACCACGATCGCTATCGCAAGGAACTGATTTTTAAATCGTTTGATCTGTTTGCTGAGAAAGGATACGCCGCGATTACGATGCGGCAGATTGCCCAAGGCTTAGGAGTTTCGACTGGAACGCTGTATCACTACTTTCCGAGTAAGGAGGCATTGTTTGAGCAATTAATCCAAGAACTGACTGAGGTGGATATTCTCAATTTTTCGACTCGATTAAAAGGCAAAAACCTAGTCGAACAGACTCAAGCAGGTTTTGCACTGTTTGAGGAGCATCGAGACTACTTTCTGAAACAGACATTGCTGATGACAGATTTTTACCAACATCAGAAACGAGAGGGAAAAGAAGTCAGTGAAGTCTTCAGAAGAATCTGTGATCAAGCTGAAAAAACGATGTCTGCAATGCTTGGAATTGATGATCCACAGATTCTGATTTTTATGATGAGCTTAGTCGATGGATTATTGCTCCAAGACCTTTACGGGCATCGCAAGATTGATTACCAAGCTCAAGCAAAATTACTTGCTGAAATGCTAACGCTGTACTTAGAGAAACACAAACCGAAAACATCATGA
- a CDS encoding ABC transporter ATP-binding protein, giving the protein MNSSRSKETDWRLFLRLAPYARRNLKLLLLSMVFLVPSAIASTVQPILIGKAVSLLKREPSAFDMPFGFLRDLSLSQGLNALALLLLTTIVFRLIFDASQGFLVQNVGQRITANIRNDLFDHVTSLAVRFFDRTPVGKLITRLTSDVEALGEVFSTGAIGVVGDLFTMLTITVTMFLIQWQLALLLIFMLIPVTGLIVYFQQQYRKSNYRAREELSDLNSMLQENITGIGVVQLFRREQFNSQLFREVNQRYIKEVDRTIFFDSAVSATLEWISLVAIAGVLGVGGWLVTGGNLNFGVLSTFILFAQRLFDPLRQFAEKFTAIQAGFTAVERVSEILNEPIEIRDPANGQIPPSSQAGEIRFENVSFAYKADEFVLHNLDFTIRPGEQVALVGPTGAGKSSIIRLLSRLYEPTSGRILLDGVDIRDLPQAELRRRMAIILQDGFIFAGDVKSNITLGESYSFEQIRSAAERTNVDRLIEQLPQGYNTALRERGTNLSGGQKQLLAFARAAIRDPKILVLDEATASLDVGTEALIQEALEHLLENRTAIIIAHRLSTIRNVDRILVLKRGQLIESGTHEELLNLGGLYASLYHLQMLES; this is encoded by the coding sequence ATGAATTCTTCTCGCTCTAAAGAGACTGATTGGCGCTTATTTCTGCGTCTCGCTCCGTATGCTCGTCGAAATCTGAAATTATTGCTGTTGTCGATGGTATTTCTTGTGCCATCTGCGATCGCAAGTACTGTGCAGCCGATTCTAATCGGGAAAGCTGTTTCTCTGCTCAAACGAGAACCTTCTGCATTTGATATGCCCTTTGGCTTTTTGCGCGATCTCTCGCTGAGCCAAGGGCTGAATGCACTGGCATTGTTGTTACTGACGACGATCGTATTTCGATTGATTTTCGATGCGTCTCAAGGCTTTCTTGTGCAGAATGTGGGTCAGCGAATTACCGCCAACATTCGCAATGATTTGTTTGATCATGTGACCTCTTTAGCGGTGCGATTTTTCGATCGCACTCCTGTGGGCAAGTTGATCACCCGCTTAACCAGCGATGTCGAAGCGTTGGGCGAAGTATTTTCGACTGGAGCGATCGGGGTTGTCGGTGACTTGTTCACGATGCTGACGATCACGGTGACGATGTTTCTGATTCAGTGGCAGCTTGCGTTACTGCTCATTTTCATGCTGATTCCGGTCACAGGATTGATCGTTTACTTTCAGCAGCAGTATCGCAAATCGAACTATCGCGCCCGCGAGGAACTCTCTGATCTCAACTCGATGCTCCAAGAGAACATTACGGGGATTGGAGTCGTTCAGTTGTTCAGACGAGAGCAGTTTAATAGCCAACTGTTCCGGGAAGTCAATCAGCGCTACATCAAAGAAGTCGATCGCACTATCTTTTTCGATTCTGCGGTATCGGCGACTTTGGAATGGATTTCACTTGTGGCGATCGCAGGTGTGCTCGGTGTTGGGGGATGGCTGGTCACAGGCGGGAATTTGAACTTTGGCGTGTTGTCTACGTTCATCTTGTTTGCTCAACGCTTGTTTGACCCGTTGCGGCAGTTTGCGGAGAAATTTACCGCGATTCAGGCTGGCTTTACCGCAGTCGAGCGAGTCAGCGAAATTCTCAATGAGCCGATCGAGATTCGTGATCCAGCAAATGGTCAGATTCCTCCTTCCTCGCAAGCTGGCGAGATTCGCTTCGAGAATGTCTCGTTTGCTTACAAAGCAGATGAATTCGTTTTACACAATCTCGACTTTACAATTCGTCCGGGTGAACAAGTTGCTTTAGTCGGTCCAACTGGAGCCGGAAAGAGTTCGATCATTCGGTTACTCAGTCGTCTATACGAACCGACGAGCGGCAGAATTCTACTCGATGGGGTGGATATTCGAGACTTGCCTCAAGCCGAACTGCGTCGTCGTATGGCGATTATTTTGCAAGATGGTTTCATCTTTGCTGGCGATGTCAAAAGCAACATTACTTTGGGTGAGTCGTATAGCTTTGAGCAAATTCGCTCTGCTGCTGAACGAACAAATGTCGATCGCTTAATTGAGCAATTGCCGCAAGGCTACAATACTGCGCTGCGAGAACGCGGCACAAACCTTTCTGGTGGACAGAAACAACTGCTAGCTTTTGCGCGCGCAGCGATTCGCGATCCGAAAATTCTGGTTTTAGACGAAGCTACCGCCAGCTTAGATGTGGGCACAGAAGCTTTGATTCAAGAGGCATTAGAACATCTGCTCGAAAATCGGACTGCGATTATTATTGCCCACAGGCTCTCAACGATTCGCAATGTCGATCGTATTCTCGTGCTCAAGCGAGGACAGTTGATCGAATCTGGAACCCACGAGGAACTGCTGAATCTCGGCGGACTCTACGCCAGTCTCTATCATTTGCAAATGCTTGAGAGTTAG
- the hisG gene encoding ATP phosphoribosyltransferase, with amino-acid sequence MLTVALPKGALLKDSIRLFKAIGLDFSAFLESGNRQLQITDPTGTAKALLVRNGDVPVYVEYGQAQLGIVGYDVLKEKAPNVAHLIDLGFGGCRMSVAVKAESPYRSSLELPLHGRVASKFVHCAREYFENLDLPVEIVPLYGSVELGPITGMSEAIIDLVATGNTLRENGLIEIDVLFHSTARLIAHPLSYRLDSDNISQHIQNIRHQIASPV; translated from the coding sequence AAGACAGCATTCGATTGTTCAAAGCGATCGGGCTAGATTTTAGCGCATTCCTCGAATCCGGCAATCGACAACTTCAAATTACTGACCCCACAGGCACAGCTAAAGCGCTTTTGGTCAGAAATGGAGATGTGCCTGTTTATGTCGAATACGGGCAGGCGCAACTCGGAATTGTTGGCTATGACGTGCTGAAGGAAAAAGCGCCCAATGTTGCGCATCTGATTGATTTGGGATTTGGCGGCTGCCGAATGTCGGTGGCGGTGAAAGCGGAAAGTCCTTATCGATCGTCGTTAGAATTGCCCCTGCATGGTCGAGTCGCTTCTAAATTTGTCCATTGTGCGCGGGAATATTTTGAGAATTTAGATTTACCTGTTGAAATTGTGCCACTGTACGGATCTGTGGAATTAGGTCCAATTACAGGCATGTCAGAAGCGATCATAGATTTAGTCGCAACCGGAAATACGCTGCGTGAGAATGGCTTAATTGAAATCGATGTCTTATTTCATAGCACGGCTCGTCTGATCGCTCATCCACTCAGCTATCGCCTGGATAGCGATAACATCAGTCAGCATATCCAGAATATTCGTCACCAAATTGCATCTCCTGTATGA